The proteins below are encoded in one region of Oncorhynchus nerka isolate Pitt River linkage group LG15, Oner_Uvic_2.0, whole genome shotgun sequence:
- the LOC135559991 gene encoding zinc finger protein 883-like has translation MLPEVKRFSKVLPLTALSLLPHEQDNMNPLSSEKETLMDEIEKSLWNLTVDNLRYMCERCGMDGPEIKGMNHRLLRRKVMEEMWDKTESMKSEEQGMSWLVQLKEDIRRTQEEGSSTLMSPGQSDDVDRNEEHNKGDGDWLPSNGLIAEPLHPSQCDDDAVDCDEEWNEKGGAGLLSNGLEAESAPESHSYDKPLPPPSPLPESPGHASPSRAVLCGLKRVSVRLNDCRKTPGQSSHIIHKITQTGEKPHSWSNAEQHKTLSGDRPGSHICDHCGKNFVTATNLKTHLLCLSGEKPYMCSECGKRFTQAGNLKRHQRTHTGEKPFVCPRCGKDYNDSGNLKKHMRSHAIKQHTGNPKVKPYLCSDCGKQFIGKQSLEYHREVFHTDHPHRCGQCKKSFITAARLESHIKTRHPPTDPLKNPHVCLECGRGFPVAASLKRHLRIHSEEKPYSCPQCGNSYSDRGNLKKHIRTHTEEKPYHCSVCGMKFRHTKTLQRHHQENHKGETLGPIHRHQDPLPCPHCGEEFSSKALLKDHLRTHPSRVHCSQCDKTFSNKGNLLVHQRIHTGERPYLCPQCGKSFSLAGSLKLHLRIHAGEKPYCCTYCDKRFTRKGHCNSHMRIHTGEKPYQCSDCGRRFADGNVLKNHRRTHTGEKPFQCRMCDKAFAQLTSLKKHQETHSHNHTVR, from the exons ATGCTCCCCGAGGTCAAAAG GTTCTCTAAAGTCCTGCCATTGACTGCATTGTCGTTGTTGCCACACGAGCAGGACAATATGAATCCACTCAGTTCAGAGAAGGAAACATTGATGGATGAAATCGAAAAGAGTTTATGGAATTTAACTGTGGACAATTTACGCTACATGTGTGAACGTTGTGGAATGGATGGCCCTGAAATTAAAGGGATGAATCATCGCTTATTAAGGCGTAAAGTCATGGAGGAAATGTGGGACAAGACGGAGTCAATGAAATCAGAGGAGCAGGGAATGTCTTGGTTAGTTCAACTGAAAGAGGACATCAGGAGGACACaggaggagggtagcagtacaCTCATGAGTCCCGGCCAATCAGATGATGTAGACCGCAATGAAGAACACAACAAGGGGGACGGGGATTGGTTGCCTAGCAACGGACTGATAGCGGAACCCTTGCATCCCAGCCAATGTGATGATGATGCTGTCGACTGCGATGAAGAATGGAATGAAAAGGGAGGAGCTGGGTTGCTTAGCAATGGACTGGAGGCGGAGTCAGCTCCAGAGAGCCACAGTTAC GACAAGCCTCTaccacccccctcccctctcccagaGTCTCCGGGTCATGCCTCTCCCAGCAGGGCAGTATTGTGCGGTCTGAAGAGGGTGTCTGTACGGCTCAACGACTGCAGGAAGACACCAGGGCAGAGTAGCCATATAATACACAAGATAACACAGACGGGAGAGAAACCCCACAGCTGGTCTAATGCTGAACAACACAAAACCCTCTCAGGAGACAGGCCTGGCTCCCATATCTGTGATCACTGTGGGAAGAATTTTGTCACAGCTACCAATCTGAAAACACATttactgtgtctgtctggagagaaaccttacaTGTGCTCTGAATGCGGAAAGAGATTCACGCAGGCCGGCAATCTTAAGAGACACCAGAGAACTCATACTGGGGAGAAGCCGTTTGTTTGTCCTCGTTGTGGGAAAGACTACAATGATTCTGGAAACTTAAAGAAACACATGAGGTCCCATGCTATTAAACAACACACAGGGAACCCCAAAGTGAAACCCTACCTCTGCTCTGATTGTGGGAAGCAATTCATTGGAAAACAAAGCCTTGAATATCACCGGGAGGTTTTTCACACAGATCACCCTCACCGCTGTGGTCAATGTAAGAAGAGCTTCATAACTGCAGCAAGATTGGAATCGCACATAAAAACAAGACACCCGCCAACTGATCCTCTGAAGAATCCACACGTGTGCTTGGAATGTGGAAGGGGATTCCCTGTGGCCGCCAGTCTTAAAAGACACCTGAGAATTCATTCTGAGGAGAAACCGTACTCCTGCCCTCAGTGTGGAAACAGTTACAGTGATCGTGGAAATTTAAAGAAACACATCAGAACTCACACAGAAGAGAAACCCTACCACTGCTCGGTGTGCGGGATGAAGTTCCGTCATACAAAAACATTACAACGACATCACCAGGAGAACCACAAGGGGGAGACACTGGGTCCCATCCACAGGCACCAAGATCCTCTTCCATGCCCCCACTGCGGGGAGGAGTTCTCATCCAAGGCTCTTCTGAAGGATCATCTACGGACCCACCCTAGCAGGGTCCACTGTTCCCAGTGCGACAAGACCTTTTCCAATAAAGGTAATTTACTGGTTCATCAGCggatacacactggagagaggcCTTACCTTTGCcctcagtgtgggaagagtttctctCTGGCAGGGAGTTTAAAACTGCATCTCCGGATTCATGCGGGTGAGAAACCTTACTGCTGTACTTACTGTGACAAGAGATTCACAAGGAAGGGCCACTGCAATAGCCACATGCGAatccacactggagagaaaccgtaCCAATGCTCTGACTGCGGGAGGAGGTTTGCTGACGGTAACGTCCTGAAAAACCACCGGCGGacccacacaggagagaaaccgttCCAGTGCCGCATGTGTGATAAAGCCTTCGCCCAGTTGACCAGTCTGAAGAAACATCAGGAGACACACAGCCATAATCACACTGTAAGATAA